The proteins below are encoded in one region of Mus caroli chromosome 10, CAROLI_EIJ_v1.1, whole genome shotgun sequence:
- the Esyt1 gene encoding extended synaptotagmin-1 gives MEHSPEEGAGPEPSGQPPATDSTRDGGSGVPPAGPGAASEALAVLTSFGRRLLVLVPVYLAGAAGLSVGFVLFGLALYLGWRRVRDGKERSLRAARQLLDDEERITAETLYMSHRELPAWVSFPDVEKAEWLNKIVAQVWPFLGQYMEKLLAETVAPAVRGANPHLQTFTFTRVELGEKPVRIIGVKVHPSQRKDQILLDLNVSYVGDVQIDVEVKKYFCKAGVKGMQLHGVLRVILEPLTGDLPIVGAVSMFFIKRPTLDINWTGMTNLLDIPGLSSLSDTMIMDSIAAFLVLPNRLLVPLVPDLQDVAQLRSPLPRGIIRIHLLAARGLSSKDKYVKGLIEGKSDPYALVRVGTQTFCSRVIDEELNPHWGETYEVIVHEVPGQEIEVEVFDKDPDKDDFLGRMKLDVGKVLQAGVLDNWYPLQGGQGQVHLRLEWLSLLPDAEKLDQVLQWNRGITSRPEPPSAAILVVYLDRAQDLPLKKGNKEPNPMVQLSVQDVTQESKATYSTNSPVWEEAFRFFLQDPRSQELDVQVKDDSRALTLGALTLPLARLLTASELTLDQWFQLSSSGPNSRLYMKLVMRILYLDYSEIRFPTVPGAQDWDRESLETGSSVDAPPRPYHTTPNSHFGTENVLRIHVLEAQDLIAKDRFLGGLVKGKSDPYVKLKVAGKSFRTHVVREDLNPRWNEVFEVIVTSIPGQELEIEVFDKDLDKDDFLGRYKVSLTTVLNSGFLDEWLTLEDVPSGRLHLRLERLTPRPTAAELEEVLQVNSLIQTQKSSELAAALLSVYLERAEDLPLRKGTKPPSPYATITVGETSHKTKTVSQSSAPVWEESASFLIRKPHAESLELQVRGEGTGTLGSVSLPLSELLQEDQLCLDHWFALSGQGQVLMRAQLGILVSQHSGVEAHSHSYSHSHSSSSLNDEPEALGGPTHPASPVLEVRHRLTHGDSPSEAPVGPLGQVKLTVWYHSDEQKLISIIHSCRALRQNGRDLPDPYVSVLLLPDKNRSTKRKTPQKKRTLNPEFNERFEWDLPLDGTLRRKLDVSVKSNSSFMSRERELLGKVQLDLAEIDLSQGAAQWYDLMDDRDKGGS, from the exons ATGGAGCACTCCCCTGAAGAGGGCGCCGGCCCCGAGCCCTCAGGGCAGCCCCCTGCCACGGACTCCACGCGGGACGGGGGTTCCGGGGTCCCACCTGCCGGCCCAGGTGCGGCGAGCGAGGCCCTGGCGGTGCTGACTTCCTTCGGGCGCCGCTTGTTGGTGCTGGTGCCGGTGTACCTGGCAGGGGCAGCGGGTCTTAGCGTAGGTTTCGTGCTTTTCGGCCTCGCCCTGTACTTGGGCTGGCGCCGGGTCCGCGATGGGAAAGAACGGAGCCTGAGGGCAGCGAGGCAGCTGCTGGATGACGAGGAGCGGATCACCGCAGAGACGCTTTATATGAGCCACCGGGAACTACCTGCCTGG GTCAGCTTCCCAGATGTGGAAAAGGCCGAATGGCTGAACAAG atCGTGGCTCAGGTGTGGCCCTTCCTAGGTCAGTATATGGAGAAGCTTCTGGCGGAGACAGTGGCCCCAGCTGTCCGGGGAGCTAACCCTCATCTGCAGACATTCACATTCACACGTGTGGAGCTGGGTGAAAAG CCAGTACGAATCATTGGCGTCAAAGTTCACCCTAGTCAGAGGAAAGATCAGATTCTGTTGGACTTGAATGTCAG CTATGTAGGTGATGTACAGATTGACGTGGAGGTGAAGAAATACTTCTGCAAAGCCGGAGTCAAGGGCATGCAG ctccATGGTGTCTTGCGGGTGATTCTTGAGCCGCTCACAGGGGACCTTCCTATCGTGGGGGCTGTGTCCATGTTCTTTATCAAACGCCCG ACGCTTGACATCAACTGGACAGGGATGACCAACCTGCTAGATATCCCAGGACTTAG CTCGCTCTCTGACACCATGATCATGGACTCCATTGCTGCCTTCCTCGTGCTCCCTAACCGACTGTTGGTGCCCCTTGTGCCTGACCTTCAAGATGTGGCCCAGCTGCGGTCCCCACTACCCAGG GGCATTATCCGGATTCACCTGCTGGCAGCCCGAGGTCTGAGTTCCAAGGACAAGTATGTGAAAGGCCTGATTGAGGGCAAATCGGATCCCTATGCGCTCGTCCGCGTGGGCACCCAGACGTTCTGCAGCCGTGTCATAGATGAGGAGCTCAACCCTCACTGGGGAGAGACGTATGAG GTGATAGTCCACGAGGTTCCAGGACAGGAGATCGAGGTGGAGGTATTTGACAAAGATCCAGATAAAGATGATTTTCTGGGAAG AATGAAGCTGGACGTGGGGAAGGTATTACAGGCTGGAGTCTTGGATAAT TGGTATCCTCTACAAGGCGGGCAAGGCCAAGTTCACTTGAGACTAGAATGGCTATCACTCCTGCCAGATGCAGAGAAGCTGGACCAG gtCCTGCAGTGGAATCGGGGCATCACTTCTCGGCCAGAGCCCCCATCAGCTGCCATCCTTGTTGTCTACTTGGATCGAGCCCAGGACCTTCCT CTGAAGAAAGGCAACAAGGAACCCAACCCCATGGTGCAACTATCAGTTCAGGACGTGACCCAGGAGAGCAAG GCTACCTACAGCACCAACAGCCCGGTGTGGGAAGAGGCATTCCGGTTTTTCCTGCAAGACCCTCGGAGCCAGGAGCTTGATGTACAG GTGAAGGACGACTCCCGAGCCCTGACTTTAGGGGCCTTGACTCTCCCTCTTGCGCGCCTGTTGACTGCCTCTGAACTCACCCTGGACCAGTGGTTCCAGCTCAGCAGCTCAGGCCCAAACTCCAGGCTCTACATGAAACTGGTCATGCGG ATCTTATACTTAGATTACTCGGAAATCCGCTTCCCcactgtgcctggtgcccaggactgggacCGTGAGAGCCTAGAGACAGGCAGCAGTGTGGATGCCCCACCTCGGCCCTATCACACAACCCCTAACAGCCACTTTGGGACTGAG AATGTTCTTCGGATCCATGTATTAGAAGCGCAGGACCTAATTGCCAAAGACCGTTTCTTGGGAGGCCTGGTGAAGGGCAAATCAGACCCCTACGTCAAACTAAAGGTGGCAGGAAAAAGTTTCCGGACCCATGTTGTTCGGGAAGATCTCAATCCCCGCTGGAATGAGGTTTTTGAG GTGATTGTCACATCAATCCCTGGCCAAGAGCTTGAGATTGAGGTCTTTGATAAGGACTTGGACAAGGATGACTTTTTGGGCAG GTATAAAGTGAGTCTCACCACAGTGCTCAACAGTGGCTTTCTTGATGAG TGGCTGACCCTGGAGGATGTCCCATCCGGGCGCCTGCACTTGCGTCTGGAGCGTCTGACCCCTAGACCGACTGCTGCTGAGTTAGAGGAG GTGCTGCAGGTGAACAGCCTGATCCAGACTCAGAAGAGTTCAGAGCTGGCAGCAGCCCTGCTGTCCGTCTACCTGGAGCGGGCAGAAGATCTGCCG CTCCGAAAAGGAACCAAGCCTCCCAGCCCTTACGCTACTATCACCGTGGGAGAGACTTCCCATAAAACCAAG ACTGTCTCCCAATCTTCGGCCCCTGTCTGGGAGGAGAGTGCCTCTTTTCTCATCAGGAAGCCACACGCTGAGAGCCTGGAGCTTCAG GTTCGGGGTGAAGGGACCGGCACCCTGGGCTCCGTATCCCTGCCTCTCTCCGAGCTCCTCCAGGAGGACCAGCTCTGCCTGGACCACTGGTTTGCACTCAGTGGTCAGGGCCAGGTGCTGATGAGAGCGCAGCTTGGG ATCCTggtatcccagcactcgggagtggAAGCCCACAGCCACAGCTACAGCCACAGTCACAGCTCCTCCTCCCTCAATGACGAACCTGAGGCTTTAGGGGGACCCACTCACCCCGCCTCCCCGGTCCTAGAGGTCAGGCATCGCCTAACACATGGTGACAG TCCCTCTGAGGCTCCTGTTGGGCCCCTGGGCCAGGTGAAGCTGACAGTGTGGTACCACAGTGATGAACAAAAGCTGATCAGCATTATTCACAGCTGCCG GGCCCTTCGACAAAATGGACGTGATCTCCCAGACCCCTATGTGTCAGTGTTGCTGCTCCCAGACAAGAACCGAAGCACCAAGAGGAAGACCCCACAGAAGAAGAGGACCCTCAATCCTGAGTTCAATGAGCG GTTTGAGTGGGATTTGCCCCTGGATGGGACTCTCAGGCGGAAGCTCGATGTCTCTGTGAAGTCAAACTCCTCCTTCATGTCACGAGAGCGTGAGCTTCTGGGGAAG GTGCAGCTGGATCTAGCAGAAATAGACCTTTCCCAGGGTGCAGCCCAGTG GTATGACCTGATGGATGACAGAGATAAGGGTGGTTCCTAG